One stretch of Oncorhynchus masou masou isolate Uvic2021 chromosome 9, UVic_Omas_1.1, whole genome shotgun sequence DNA includes these proteins:
- the si:ch73-335m24.2 gene encoding protein eva-1 homolog C isoform X1, producing MGTMTVPWSFWRSCWSLSFFLILALNTHSAWSSPDFSVYLHTILRNHTAHACDGDTLSIKCPSRTSVSVLSAFYGRRVPNKNLCPPANTNITEDNTGCSSTVAIQKVVSECQDRRSCHIPVISPVFGQDPCPLTSKYLIVSYKCRPEHHRTRLVCENERLRLVCKNNTVLAIYSATFGHLLHGSPNCPQETAPQPDMECLSPSALRKVSRRCHGRANCSVLADTQNFGDPCFPGTRKHLRVSFTCVPRYLLEDVRRSGSTSDPFLISDYTHGGWYTGPGVIRPQNVLYTNSLEIFDKILGLPERVALYFVSGICAGLVFLLCLFGLRSTLVRDVKDLATELRDELKASRRPRREVMEDQYDDDTSDASSFRRLTQSYRAADIFSPATMTVEMVEREGEEKEMPKFGDIWPHRDSSPYAIHKIIGNRIEYP from the exons TGTATCTCCACACAATACTAAGAAACCACACTGCTCATGCCTGCGATGGAGACACCCTTTCTATCAAATGTCCCTCCAGAACCTCTGTGTCCGTCCTGTCAGCATTCTACGGACGTCGTGTCCCCAACAAGAACTTATGTCCCCCTGCAAACACAAACATAACTGAGGACAACACTGGATGCTCTTCCACTGTCGCTAtccag AAAGTGGTGTCGGAGTGTCAGGACCGGCGTTCCTGTCATATACCTGTCATCAGCCCAGTGTTTGGTCAGGACCCCTGTCCCCTCACCAGCAAGTACCTCATAGTGTCCTACAAGTGCCGCCCAG AGCACCACCGTACTAGGTTGGTGTGTGAAAACGAGAGACTGAGGCTGGTGTGTAAGAATAACACTGTCCTGGCTATCTACTCGGCTACATTTGGCCACCTGCTGCACGGGAGTCCCAACTGTCCTCAGGAAACTGCACCACAGCCTGACATGG AGTGTCTGTCACCATCTGCCCTGAGGAAGGTGTCACGCAGGTGTCATGGCCGAGCCAACTGCTCAGTGCTGGCTGACACTCAGAACTTTGGGGACccatgttttcctggcaccaggAAGCACCTGAGAGTGTCCTTTACATGTG TTCCTCGATATCTCTTGGAGGATGTGCGACGGAGTGGATCAACATCAGACCCTTTCTTGATCTCAGACTACACACATG GAGGCTGGTACACTGGCCCCGGCGTCATCAGGCCTCAAAACGTGCTTTATACCAACTCTCTGGAAATTTTTGACAAAATACTGG GTCTTCCAGAGAGAGTGGCCCTCTACTTTGTCTCAGGGATCTGCGCTGGTCTAGTCTTCCTGCTCTGTCTGTTCGGCCTGCGCTCCACCTTGGTGAGGGACGTCAAGGACTTGGCAACAGAGCTGAGGGATGAGCTCAAGGCCAGCCGCAGACCCCGCCGGGAAGTCATGGAGGACCAGTATGACGACGACACTTCTGATGCCTCCTCCTTCCGCCGCCTCACCCAGTCCTACCGTGCGGCGGATATCTTTAGTCCAGCGACCATGACGGTggagatggtggagagggagggagaggagaaggagatgcCCAAGTTCGGAGACATCTGGCCCCACAGGGACTCCAGCCCATACGCCATCCATAAGATAAtagggaatagaatagaatatccATAA
- the si:ch73-335m24.2 gene encoding protein eva-1 homolog C isoform X2 — protein MGTMTVPWSFWRSCWSLSFFLILALNTHSAWSSPDFSVYLHTILRNHTAHACDGDTLSIKCPSRTSVSVLSAFYGRRVPNKNLCPPANTNITEDNTGCSSTVAIQKVVSECQDRRSCHIPVISPVFGQDPCPLTSKYLIVSYKCRPEHHRTRLVCENERLRLVCKNNTVLAIYSATFGHLLHGSPNCPQETAPQPDMECLSPSALRKVSRRCHGRANCSVLADTQNFGDPCFPGTRKHLRVSFTCVPRYLLEDVRRSGSTSDPFLISDYTHGLPERVALYFVSGICAGLVFLLCLFGLRSTLVRDVKDLATELRDELKASRRPRREVMEDQYDDDTSDASSFRRLTQSYRAADIFSPATMTVEMVEREGEEKEMPKFGDIWPHRDSSPYAIHKIIGNRIEYP, from the exons TGTATCTCCACACAATACTAAGAAACCACACTGCTCATGCCTGCGATGGAGACACCCTTTCTATCAAATGTCCCTCCAGAACCTCTGTGTCCGTCCTGTCAGCATTCTACGGACGTCGTGTCCCCAACAAGAACTTATGTCCCCCTGCAAACACAAACATAACTGAGGACAACACTGGATGCTCTTCCACTGTCGCTAtccag AAAGTGGTGTCGGAGTGTCAGGACCGGCGTTCCTGTCATATACCTGTCATCAGCCCAGTGTTTGGTCAGGACCCCTGTCCCCTCACCAGCAAGTACCTCATAGTGTCCTACAAGTGCCGCCCAG AGCACCACCGTACTAGGTTGGTGTGTGAAAACGAGAGACTGAGGCTGGTGTGTAAGAATAACACTGTCCTGGCTATCTACTCGGCTACATTTGGCCACCTGCTGCACGGGAGTCCCAACTGTCCTCAGGAAACTGCACCACAGCCTGACATGG AGTGTCTGTCACCATCTGCCCTGAGGAAGGTGTCACGCAGGTGTCATGGCCGAGCCAACTGCTCAGTGCTGGCTGACACTCAGAACTTTGGGGACccatgttttcctggcaccaggAAGCACCTGAGAGTGTCCTTTACATGTG TTCCTCGATATCTCTTGGAGGATGTGCGACGGAGTGGATCAACATCAGACCCTTTCTTGATCTCAGACTACACACATG GTCTTCCAGAGAGAGTGGCCCTCTACTTTGTCTCAGGGATCTGCGCTGGTCTAGTCTTCCTGCTCTGTCTGTTCGGCCTGCGCTCCACCTTGGTGAGGGACGTCAAGGACTTGGCAACAGAGCTGAGGGATGAGCTCAAGGCCAGCCGCAGACCCCGCCGGGAAGTCATGGAGGACCAGTATGACGACGACACTTCTGATGCCTCCTCCTTCCGCCGCCTCACCCAGTCCTACCGTGCGGCGGATATCTTTAGTCCAGCGACCATGACGGTggagatggtggagagggagggagaggagaaggagatgcCCAAGTTCGGAGACATCTGGCCCCACAGGGACTCCAGCCCATACGCCATCCATAAGATAAtagggaatagaatagaatatccATAA